The Bacillus andreraoultii genome includes a window with the following:
- a CDS encoding putative polysaccharide biosynthesis protein encodes MDELKESPKKLLFKGTMILTLAALFSKVLSAVYRVPFQNIVGDIGFYIYQQIYPFYGIAVAFATYGFSVVISKLYAENIEGKDKSVGNQILLPSFIAVALFNFILFLITYFGSSLLANQMGDEQLKPLIKLVSCTFLVIPFLSVIRGYFQGQGYMVPTALSQVGEQTVRVSLILILSIVLINKGYSLYEIGEGAIVASVLGSLSGAIIIACFFLRHYKKSKRKEKTIRIRVVIKTVLFQGIAVCISSLTLILFQLIDSFQIYPLLKNAGIHMEQAKILKGVYDRGQPLIQLGMVLATSLSLAVVPMIAVMKKRSKEAVAYYIRLAFKISLAVSLAATIGLIMIMNHLNTMLFQNDAGSNVLRIFVIAIILSTVCTTIISVLQGFGIIYYPAITVIIGSMTKLIANGILIRQFNTAGAAISTILSLGIMIFLLVWRLKQVIPMRLITWNFLRGLLKSLLYMASSIVIFHLVCRPLTFQLTSRMFASFYALGATFIGGTVYLITLLRSQCFTNEEIALLPLGNKIKFINKK; translated from the coding sequence ATGGATGAATTGAAAGAAAGCCCTAAAAAGTTACTTTTTAAGGGAACAATGATTTTAACTCTTGCCGCATTATTTTCTAAAGTGTTAAGTGCAGTTTACCGGGTACCCTTTCAAAATATTGTTGGTGATATTGGTTTTTATATTTACCAACAAATTTACCCGTTTTATGGAATCGCTGTGGCATTTGCAACATATGGCTTTTCAGTTGTCATTTCAAAATTATATGCTGAAAATATAGAGGGAAAAGATAAATCGGTCGGAAACCAAATATTATTACCTTCGTTTATCGCAGTCGCTCTATTCAATTTTATTCTTTTTCTTATAACCTATTTTGGTTCAAGTTTATTGGCAAATCAAATGGGAGATGAACAGCTCAAACCATTAATAAAACTAGTGTCGTGTACGTTTTTAGTGATACCATTTTTATCAGTGATAAGGGGATATTTCCAAGGTCAAGGTTATATGGTTCCAACGGCTTTATCTCAAGTAGGCGAGCAAACAGTAAGAGTATCACTTATATTAATTCTCTCCATTGTTTTGATAAATAAAGGATATTCTTTGTATGAAATAGGCGAGGGGGCAATTGTTGCATCTGTTCTAGGTAGTTTAAGTGGGGCAATTATTATCGCATGTTTCTTTTTACGTCATTACAAGAAAAGCAAAAGAAAAGAGAAAACGATAAGAATACGTGTTGTTATTAAAACCGTATTGTTTCAAGGTATCGCTGTTTGTATTAGTAGCTTAACTTTGATTTTATTTCAGTTGATTGATTCATTTCAAATTTACCCGTTATTAAAAAATGCTGGTATACATATGGAACAGGCAAAAATACTAAAGGGTGTTTACGATCGGGGACAGCCTTTAATCCAATTAGGAATGGTTTTAGCCACATCGCTTTCGTTAGCAGTCGTTCCAATGATCGCAGTAATGAAAAAACGGAGTAAAGAGGCAGTCGCATATTATATAAGGCTTGCTTTTAAAATAAGTTTAGCGGTGAGTCTTGCAGCTACCATTGGTCTTATTATGATTATGAATCATCTCAATACGATGCTATTTCAAAATGATGCAGGTTCAAATGTTTTACGGATTTTTGTCATAGCAATTATTTTATCAACAGTTTGTACAACGATAATCTCCGTCTTGCAAGGCTTCGGGATTATCTATTATCCAGCGATCACAGTTATCATTGGTAGTATGACAAAATTAATTGCTAACGGAATTCTTATCCGTCAATTCAATACTGCGGGGGCGGCAATCTCTACGATTCTTTCGTTAGGAATTATGATATTTTTATTAGTATGGAGATTGAAACAGGTAATACCTATGAGACTCATTACGTGGAACTTTCTTAGAGGCTTACTAAAATCATTACTATATATGGCTTCATCGATTGTTATTTTTCATCTCGTATGTCGTCCATTAACGTTTCAACTTACTAGCCGAATGTTTGCTAGTTTTTATGCACTTGGTGCAACGTTTATCGGGGGAACTGTTTATCTAATAACATTACTACGCAGTCAATGTTTTACTAATGAGGAAATAGCATTACTTCCTCTAGGTAATAAAATAAAATTTATAAATAAGAAGTAA